A genome region from Trichosurus vulpecula isolate mTriVul1 chromosome 5, mTriVul1.pri, whole genome shotgun sequence includes the following:
- the LOC118849888 gene encoding protein SCO2 homolog, mitochondrial gives MHIVMGTVGTPEVKSCVRFWESPRASHLASLGLSFLICKVGMGAAELGVKRLLLSCPLKHSTPQGQQGALACLDGDPAVLMRSLITDAPHLHSVPEQAQHDHSPLAPPTRCAGSLAPRPRWLRLPPAERESDAHRTKLPDLITRVFVSRDHKKRVSGLGAGGQAAWERLSSDMWPLRAPGPWRLALAHLRRASSQGAGGGGGPPRGPGLRTRLLVTGLFGTGLAVAWLSARAEKERRGQQRRMEALRSAAVGQGDFHLVDHTGRPRRKADFAGQWVLLYFGFTHCPDICPEELEKLAGVVRRLDAEPGLPPVQPLFVTVDPERDDVAAVGRYVREFHPRLLGLTGTPEQVSQAGRAYRVYYSAGPRDEDQDYIVDHSIIIYLLNPDGLFTDYYGRSKTEEQITDSVRRHMAAFRSMR, from the exons ATGCACATAGTAATGGGTACAGTTGGGAcccctgaggtcaaatcctgcgTCAGATTCTGGGAAtcacccagggcaagtcacctcGCCTcactcggcctcagtttccttatctgtaaagtggggatgggAGCTGCAGAATTGGGAGTAAAGAGACTGCTCCTTTCCTGCCCACTTAAGCACAGCACGCCCCAGGGGCAACAGGGGGCGCTCGCGTGCTTGGACGGAGATCCGGCTGTGCTCATGCGCAGTCTCATCACCGACGCTCCGCACCTTCACTCCGTCCCTGAGCAGGCGCAGCACGATCACTCGCCCCTGGCCCCGCCCACGCGCTGCGCAGGCTCTTTGGCGCCCCGTCCAAGGTGGCTTCGTCTGCCGCCGGCTGAGCGTGAGTCCGACGCCCATCGAACCAAACTTCCGGACCTGATCACGCGTGTATTCGTCTCGCGAGATCACAAAAAACGAGTTTCCGGACTCGGGGCCGGCGGGCAAGCAGCGTGGGAGAG GCTCAGCAGTGACATGTGGCCCCTCCGGGCTCCAGGCCCCTGGCGCTTGGCCCTGGCCCACCTGCGCCGGGCCAGCTCGCAGGGGGCAGGAGGTGGCGGGGGGCCCCCGCGCGGCCCGGGCCTGCGCACCCGCCTGCTGGTGACCGGGCTCTTCGGGACGGGGCTGGCCGTGGCGTGGCTGTCGGCCCGCGCCGAGAAGGAGCGGCGGGGGCAGCAGCGGCGGATGGAGGCTTTGCGCAGCGCAGCGGTGGGCCAGGGAGACTTCCACTTGGTGGACCACACCGGCCGTCCCCGCCGCAAGGCCGACTTCGCGGGCCAGTGGGTGCTCCTGTACTTCGGCTTCACGCACTGCCCGGACATCTGCCCCGAGGAGCTGGAGAAGCTGGCCGGAGTGGTGCGCAGGCTGGACGCCGAGCCGGGGCTGCCGCCGGTGCAGCCCCTCTTCGTCACCGTGGACCCCGAGCGGGACGACGTGGCCGCCGTGGGGCGCTACGTGCGCGAGTTCCACCCGCGGCTGCTGGGGCTGACGGGCACCCCGGAGCAGGTGAGCCAGGCCGGCCGCGCCTACCGAGTCTACTACAGCGCCGGGCCGCGGGACGAGGATCAGGACTACATAGTGGACCACTCCATCATCATCTACCTGCTCAACCCCGACGGCCTTTTCACGGATTACTACGGGCGCAGTAAGACCGAGGAGCAGATCACGGACAGCGTGCGGCGCCACATGGCCGCCTTCCGCAGCATGCGCTGA